The Methanocaldococcus jannaschii DSM 2661 genome has a segment encoding these proteins:
- a CDS encoding 4Fe-4S binding protein, which yields MDKIQILRKISQTLFFIYFVFLTSFCLCFFGIIEKFILKGSVGQLIAKLVVIVVLTLILGRVFCGWMCPLGFLFELMYKLRMKLFMKKKLPTVNEEVHNKLIYLRYVVLILSLVLTYYLSIYAFCQVCPIGFLTNLYGTVISLIILIFFLSLSFFVPMAFCRYFCPLGAFLSIFSIKPFFQLKTNNNCVKCKLCEFKCPMQIKITEKLDQKECIRCFECKSSCKKDALSFSYAFKKRS from the coding sequence ATGGATAAAATCCAAATATTGAGGAAAATCTCTCAAACATTATTTTTTATTTATTTTGTATTTTTGACAAGTTTTTGTTTATGTTTTTTTGGGATAATTGAGAAGTTTATTTTAAAGGGAAGTGTTGGACAGTTGATAGCTAAGTTGGTTGTTATTGTTGTTTTAACTTTAATATTGGGAAGGGTTTTTTGCGGATGGATGTGCCCATTAGGATTTTTATTTGAGCTAATGTATAAATTAAGGATGAAGTTATTTATGAAAAAGAAATTACCAACAGTTAATGAGGAAGTTCATAACAAGCTGATATATTTAAGATATGTTGTTTTAATTCTGTCTTTAGTTTTAACTTACTATCTTTCAATCTATGCATTCTGTCAAGTCTGTCCAATTGGATTTTTAACGAATCTTTACGGAACAGTTATATCCCTTATAATATTGATTTTCTTTTTAAGCCTATCCTTCTTTGTTCCGATGGCATTTTGTAGATATTTCTGCCCTTTAGGAGCGTTTTTATCAATATTTTCAATAAAACCATTCTTTCAATTAAAAACCAATAACAACTGTGTTAAATGCAAACTTTGTGAGTTTAAATGTCCAATGCAAATAAAAATAACTGAAAAACTTGACCAAAAGGAATGTATAAGATGCTTTGAATGTAAAAGTAGCTGTAAAAAAGATGCCTTGTCCTTTTCTTATGCATTCAAAAAGAGAAGTTAA
- a CDS encoding RNA-guided endonuclease InsQ/TnpB family protein, translated as MNLKNFRKRKRKGLTKKDKPEVKKDFVKLEEMLFKFEGDKIKIITAPRKFITINLVVSDYQKKFIEEWKNGNFKIGEVIIKKDSIIIPFKKVVNPKNFEHIMTIDINEKNITYSIFDKDGNVIKTTRLDVYKLKRIHENFSKKREKIQKKLSNKPMKLKTLMEKYSGREKRKVEDYLHKISKFLISEALKYNVKILMEDLTNIREAVNKKSKNFRRRLNRWNFSKLQFFIEYKAKWDGLDVEYVNPSRTSKLCPICGCKLDPNGQRLLKCNNCNLVFDRDVVATFNLFKKSQDVGSFRSPERSLMKSSY; from the coding sequence ATCAATTTAAAAAATTTTAGAAAGAGGAAGAGGAAAGGTTTAACAAAAAAGGATAAGCCAGAAGTTAAGAAAGATTTTGTAAAACTTGAGGAAATGCTGTTTAAATTCGAGGGGGATAAAATAAAAATTATCACTGCACCAAGAAAATTTATCACTATAAATTTAGTTGTTAGTGATTATCAGAAAAAATTTATTGAAGAGTGGAAAAATGGAAACTTCAAAATTGGAGAAGTGATTATTAAGAAAGATTCTATTATAATCCCATTCAAAAAAGTTGTTAATCCTAAAAATTTTGAACATATCATGACAATTGACATCAATGAAAAGAATATTACATACTCAATTTTTGATAAAGATGGAAACGTCATTAAGACAACCCGTTTAGATGTGTATAAGTTAAAGAGAATTCATGAGAATTTCTCAAAAAAGAGGGAGAAAATACAAAAGAAGCTTTCCAATAAACCAATGAAGTTAAAAACTCTCATGGAAAAATATTCTGGAAGGGAAAAAAGAAAAGTTGAGGATTACTTACACAAAATTTCAAAGTTTCTGATTTCAGAGGCATTAAAATACAATGTAAAGATACTAATGGAGGATTTAACAAATATCAGGGAGGCAGTTAATAAAAAATCAAAAAATTTTAGGAGAAGATTAAACAGATGGAATTTTTCCAAACTCCAATTTTTTATTGAGTACAAGGCAAAGTGGGATGGTTTAGATGTTGAATATGTAAATCCCTCAAGAACGTCCAAACTCTGCCCAATATGTGGGTGTAAATTAGACCCGAATGGGCAGAGGTTGTTAAAATGCAATAATTGTAATTTAGTATTTGATAGGGATGTTGTTGCTACATTTAATTTATTTAAGAAAAGTCAGGATGTGGGGAGTTTCCGTTCCCCCGAACGCTCCCTGATGAAGTCCTCTTATTAA
- a CDS encoding DUF2202 domain-containing protein produces the protein MLEYISSLPKQPISEEEKEGLIEMREEEKLARDVYLTLYNKWKLQIFKNIAESEQTHMDAVKYLLEKYNIPDPVKNDSIGVFSNPKFEELYKKLVEKGDKSEVDALKVGATIEDLDIADLEKWINKTDNEDIKFVYENLMKGSRNHMRAFVRMLNNYGSNYTPQYISKEEYEEIISSSTERGMNR, from the coding sequence ATGCTTGAATATATAAGCTCATTACCAAAACAACCAATAAGTGAAGAGGAAAAAGAGGGACTCATTGAGATGAGGGAAGAGGAGAAATTAGCGAGAGATGTTTATTTAACGCTATATAATAAATGGAAATTACAGATATTTAAGAACATTGCTGAAAGTGAGCAAACACACATGGATGCAGTTAAATATCTCTTAGAAAAATACAACATCCCAGACCCAGTTAAAAATGATAGTATTGGAGTATTTTCAAACCCAAAATTTGAGGAACTATATAAAAAGTTAGTTGAGAAAGGTGATAAATCAGAAGTTGATGCATTAAAAGTTGGAGCTACTATTGAAGATTTAGATATTGCTGATTTAGAAAAATGGATAAACAAGACAGACAATGAGGATATAAAATTTGTTTATGAAAATTTAATGAAAGGTTCAAGAAACCACATGAGGGCATTTGTTAGAATGCTTAATAATTATGGTTCTAATTATACTCCTCAATACATAAGTAAGGAAGAATATGAAGAAATAATAAGCAGTTCTACGGAGAGGGGAATGAATAGGTGA
- a CDS encoding cell wall-binding repeat-containing protein, which produces MWKKLMLLLLMAIPLVSAVAIPSISATDVVLVSDNCADQCTALEVADALNATVITTEWGIYNESLIDEILALNPDKVIIIGGPLAVVENYTTALENVGITVERIGGSNRYETNANVTLRFQNQFRYAFGNNTTVCVCHGFDDIALNETMGLIKNGTCLVLLTNGVNLSVEPQKLQLRINKVEIIENPICPFCNYSKLMLKLQKNGLKIEIKQIPKVKVKLMLQNRIRIMERRILMLKRMGVNVTDLEEKLKEVEQLMEQNRYQEAYRIMVQLQEEQMVRVKLHLHPMWSKMKRGKIQENKNASHIYHQNINNLTNELNTSRGGIGGINAPHIYHQRINSTIQ; this is translated from the coding sequence ATGTGGAAAAAACTGATGTTGCTACTGCTAATGGCGATTCCGTTAGTTTCAGCGGTAGCAATCCCATCAATTTCTGCAACAGATGTGGTTTTAGTAAGTGACAACTGTGCAGACCAATGCACTGCCTTAGAGGTTGCAGATGCTTTAAACGCTACTGTAATAACAACTGAATGGGGAATCTACAACGAAAGCTTAATTGATGAAATATTAGCACTAAATCCAGATAAAGTAATAATTATAGGAGGACCTTTGGCAGTAGTTGAAAATTACACAACTGCCTTAGAGAATGTTGGAATAACTGTTGAGAGAATTGGAGGAAGTAATAGATATGAAACAAACGCTAATGTAACCTTAAGATTCCAAAATCAATTTAGATATGCTTTTGGAAATAATACAACTGTCTGCGTTTGCCATGGATTTGATGATATTGCTTTAAATGAAACAATGGGATTAATAAAGAACGGAACCTGTTTAGTCTTATTAACTAATGGAGTAAATTTAAGTGTTGAACCACAAAAATTGCAATTAAGAATAAATAAAGTTGAAATTATTGAAAATCCAATTTGTCCATTCTGTAACTATTCAAAATTGATGTTGAAATTGCAAAAGAATGGGTTGAAAATTGAAATTAAACAAATCCCAAAAGTTAAAGTTAAGTTAATGCTACAAAATAGAATAAGAATAATGGAAAGAAGAATCCTCATGTTGAAGAGAATGGGTGTTAATGTCACTGACTTAGAGGAGAAGTTGAAAGAAGTTGAACAATTAATGGAACAGAATAGATATCAGGAAGCATATAGAATAATGGTTCAACTTCAGGAGGAGCAGATGGTTAGGGTTAAATTGCACTTACATCCAATGTGGAGTAAAATGAAAAGAGGTAAAATCCAAGAAAATAAAAATGCTTCACACATCTATCATCAAAATATAAATAATCTTACTAATGAATTAAATACTAGTAGAGGAGGTATTGGGGGAATTAATGCTCCACACATATATCATCAGAGAATAAACAGTACAATTCAATAA
- a CDS encoding DUF166 domain-containing protein → MRAVFIYHKNNQRMEKFYKNLLNEPDFCRICDDCYNCRGNWTFKNNVKNIVIEEVYEEFVDNPYDYLPELPEGDICIAQLHEDLLYELPLLLKEKGYKALIVPSETPHDLSLALRRDLKRVCSNYNIEFENPKPFCSLEKKEGNEYINKFIDYFKIGKPELEIEVENGLIKDVKVKISAPCGETYYIAKRLKGKAIDDLKEEIANAHHNYPCLASMEMDKELGDTILHKAGYIAFEVVEKALKK, encoded by the coding sequence ATGAGGGCAGTTTTTATTTACCACAAAAATAATCAAAGAATGGAGAAATTCTATAAAAACCTTTTGAATGAACCAGATTTTTGTAGAATTTGTGATGATTGTTACAATTGCAGAGGAAACTGGACTTTTAAGAATAATGTGAAAAATATCGTTATTGAGGAAGTTTATGAGGAGTTTGTTGATAACCCTTACGATTACCTTCCAGAACTCCCAGAGGGGGATATTTGTATAGCTCAACTACATGAAGATTTGTTGTATGAACTTCCTCTACTGTTAAAAGAAAAGGGATATAAAGCTTTAATTGTTCCTTCTGAAACACCACATGATTTGTCTTTGGCATTGAGGAGAGATTTAAAGAGAGTTTGCAGCAACTATAATATTGAGTTCGAAAACCCAAAACCCTTCTGTTCATTGGAGAAGAAAGAGGGTAATGAATATATAAATAAATTTATTGACTACTTTAAGATAGGAAAGCCAGAATTGGAGATAGAAGTTGAAAATGGCCTTATTAAAGATGTTAAGGTTAAAATCTCTGCTCCCTGTGGGGAAACCTATTATATAGCCAAAAGATTGAAAGGAAAGGCTATAGATGATTTAAAGGAAGAGATTGCAAATGCCCACCACAACTATCCATGTTTAGCCAGTATGGAGATGGATAAAGAGTTAGGAGACACTATTTTACATAAGGCTGGTTATATTGCATTTGAGGTAGTGGAAAAAGCCCTAAAAAAATAA
- a CDS encoding DUF5400 domain-containing protein, with protein MNEIISLVSLSVIFGAMLSGFATFRLTGMRLMPHFASLMIAFILTLASLFISNNIIGYLAIAFQVITPLTVCPTICNILKTQFQNTGIYSAHLALMGMMFILALGNVILF; from the coding sequence ATGAACGAGATAATAAGTTTAGTTTCTCTATCTGTAATATTTGGAGCAATGCTTTCAGGATTTGCCACATTTAGATTGACAGGAATGAGGTTAATGCCACACTTTGCATCTTTAATGATAGCTTTTATATTAACATTGGCGTCATTATTTATAAGCAATAATATAATAGGTTATTTAGCAATAGCATTTCAAGTAATAACTCCTTTAACAGTTTGCCCAACTATATGCAATATATTAAAGACCCAGTTTCAAAATACTGGAATATATTCAGCTCATTTAGCTTTAATGGGAATGATGTTTATATTGGCTTTAGGGAATGTTATTTTGTTTTAA
- a CDS encoding DsrE family protein, producing the protein MIRKFKVKGLRSPSLLIDMILNDTEEGILVVETDGEEQIKDIEKLLKKYNLKYEVDGNVVKIYVGEIKADKTINVVGATCPGPIMMVSDMLSKMKNGEILEIICGKNSLTDLTEGLKGMGNEIIKVEDKGDGTYRILVKKGEKKEEKAAVTKIDELFIINTTGTGNAEKAYATFMMADVALKMNLKPTIFLMMDGASLALKGECDRVKHPAFPKLGDLVRDILSKGVKIYVCELSAEFRGINEKNLEEGFEIAGAPTFLNYLSKPNVRPVWL; encoded by the coding sequence ATGATAAGAAAGTTTAAGGTTAAAGGATTGAGAAGTCCTTCATTATTAATAGATATGATTTTAAATGACACAGAGGAGGGGATTTTAGTTGTTGAAACTGACGGGGAGGAGCAGATAAAAGACATTGAGAAGTTATTAAAAAAATACAACCTAAAGTATGAAGTTGATGGAAATGTTGTTAAAATCTACGTTGGAGAGATTAAGGCAGATAAAACCATCAATGTTGTTGGAGCTACATGTCCAGGACCTATAATGATGGTCTCTGACATGTTATCAAAAATGAAGAATGGGGAGATTTTAGAAATCATCTGTGGAAAAAATTCCTTAACTGATTTAACTGAAGGATTGAAGGGAATGGGCAATGAGATAATAAAAGTTGAAGATAAAGGAGACGGAACTTACAGAATATTGGTTAAAAAGGGAGAGAAGAAAGAAGAAAAAGCAGCGGTAACAAAGATTGATGAACTCTTCATTATAAACACAACAGGAACAGGAAATGCTGAAAAGGCTTATGCAACATTCATGATGGCAGATGTTGCCTTAAAAATGAACTTAAAGCCAACAATATTCTTAATGATGGATGGGGCAAGTTTGGCTTTAAAAGGAGAATGTGATAGAGTTAAGCATCCAGCATTTCCAAAATTAGGAGATTTAGTTAGGGATATTTTGAGTAAAGGGGTTAAGATTTATGTTTGTGAGTTGAGTGCAGAGTTTAGAGGAATTAATGAGAAAAACTTAGAGGAAGGTTTTGAGATTGCTGGAGCACCAACATTTCTAAACTATCTATCAAAACCAAATGTTAGACCAGTTTGGTTATAA
- a CDS encoding TatD family hydrolase: MIDAHTHLDVRSFEDLEKMALSGIETIITCAHDPYKMSTPEVYLDHWDRLINLEVKRGEMAGVEVKVAVGVHPMGYPKNWEVLIKKLPEFLDNENVVAIGETGLHYLTEDEKNLLREQLYLAKDYNMPIIIHTPEKNKKEALIEILKILDEVKIKDSLVMIDHINKETVDLIDRDVYVGLTVQPSMKLTHEEAAEIIKNYNKKFILSSDLGSLKADIYALPRTKLYMKNIGVDEEKIIASVYKNAKGFYRL, from the coding sequence ATGATAGATGCCCACACTCACTTAGATGTTAGGAGCTTTGAAGATTTGGAAAAAATGGCATTGAGTGGAATTGAGACAATTATAACCTGTGCTCACGACCCATATAAAATGAGTACTCCAGAGGTTTATTTAGACCACTGGGATAGGTTGATTAATTTAGAGGTTAAGAGGGGAGAGATGGCTGGTGTTGAAGTTAAAGTAGCAGTTGGAGTTCATCCTATGGGGTATCCAAAGAATTGGGAGGTTTTAATAAAAAAACTTCCAGAGTTTTTAGATAATGAGAACGTTGTTGCTATTGGAGAAACTGGTTTGCATTATCTAACAGAGGATGAGAAGAACCTTTTGAGAGAGCAGTTATATTTAGCTAAAGATTATAATATGCCAATAATTATCCATACACCAGAAAAGAACAAAAAAGAGGCATTAATTGAAATTTTAAAGATTTTAGATGAAGTTAAAATAAAAGATAGCTTAGTTATGATTGACCATATAAATAAGGAGACAGTTGATTTAATCGATAGGGATGTTTATGTTGGTTTAACTGTCCAACCGTCAATGAAGCTAACCCACGAAGAAGCCGCAGAGATAATTAAAAATTACAACAAAAAATTCATTTTAAGTAGTGATTTGGGTAGTTTGAAGGCGGATATTTATGCACTACCAAGAACTAAGTTGTATATGAAAAATATTGGTGTTGATGAGGAAAAGATAATTGCCTCAGTTTATAAGAATGCGAAGGGGTTTTATAGATTATAA
- the tdt gene encoding TDT family transporter gives MQSYIKNFESSWFAAVMGTGVLAVTSLFYSEYLPILKDISFLLFYFNILLFFVFLMLWILRWVKYPKNMIAELKHPVLSSFSPTVAVAMLVLGIDFILIKNNLFLGKIFWVFGAIGMFLFSLIVPFYMFKSESIKLDHVNPGWYIPPVGLIVIPIAGSLIMPHLTGVWHELTVLINYFGWGAGFFLYLALLAVVIYRFILHHPLPSAMAPTVWINLGPIGAGIVALINMVNNSPFITIKEPFYIFSFIFWGFGLWWSLMAIIMTLYYVKKLKLPYAMSWWAFIFPLGVYIASTHLVYKIFGFEIVDYIGFGLYWLLFFFWIVTLIKTINKVYSGELFKDKIN, from the coding sequence ATGCAAAGCTATATAAAAAATTTTGAGTCGTCATGGTTTGCCGCTGTAATGGGAACTGGTGTTTTGGCAGTAACGAGTCTGTTTTATTCTGAATACTTACCAATATTAAAAGATATATCATTTTTATTGTTTTATTTTAATATACTGCTGTTTTTTGTATTTTTAATGTTGTGGATTTTGAGATGGGTAAAGTATCCAAAAAATATGATTGCAGAGTTGAAGCATCCAGTTTTAAGTTCATTTAGTCCTACTGTGGCTGTGGCTATGCTTGTTTTGGGTATTGATTTCATATTAATAAAAAATAACCTCTTTTTAGGGAAAATCTTCTGGGTTTTTGGTGCTATTGGCATGTTTTTATTCAGTTTGATAGTTCCGTTTTATATGTTTAAGTCTGAGAGTATAAAGTTAGACCATGTTAATCCGGGTTGGTATATTCCACCGGTTGGTTTGATAGTTATTCCAATTGCCGGGAGTTTGATAATGCCTCATTTAACTGGAGTTTGGCATGAATTAACGGTTCTTATTAATTACTTTGGTTGGGGTGCCGGGTTCTTCTTATATTTAGCTTTATTAGCAGTTGTGATTTATAGGTTTATACTGCATCATCCTCTACCTTCAGCAATGGCTCCAACCGTATGGATTAACTTGGGGCCAATAGGGGCTGGAATTGTTGCCTTAATAAACATGGTGAATAATTCCCCATTCATAACTATAAAAGAACCATTCTATATCTTCTCCTTCATATTCTGGGGCTTTGGATTATGGTGGAGTTTGATGGCTATAATCATGACTCTCTATTACGTTAAAAAGCTAAAACTACCCTACGCAATGTCATGGTGGGCATTCATCTTCCCATTAGGGGTTTATATTGCTTCAACACACTTGGTTTATAAAATCTTTGGGTTTGAGATAGTTGATTACATAGGCTTTGGGTTATATTGGTTGTTGTTCTTCTTTTGGATAGTAACTTTAATAAAAACGATAAACAAAGTTTATAGTGGAGAGTTATTCAAAGACAAAATAAATTAA
- a CDS encoding cupin domain-containing protein encodes MIEKVYEFKRDAKTKVVEKLVNTEHVQINHIVLPRGEQMPKHYSNSYVHLIIIKGEMTLTLEDQEPHNYKEGNIVYVPFNVKMLIQNINSDILEFFVVKAPHPKKLNAPEDPIKCE; translated from the coding sequence ATGATAGAAAAGGTCTATGAGTTTAAAAGAGACGCTAAAACAAAGGTTGTTGAAAAACTTGTCAATACTGAACATGTCCAGATCAACCATATTGTCTTACCAAGAGGAGAGCAGATGCCAAAGCATTATTCAAACTCTTACGTTCATTTAATAATAATTAAAGGAGAGATGACACTAACATTAGAAGATCAAGAACCACATAATTACAAAGAAGGAAATATTGTGTATGTTCCGTTTAATGTAAAAATGCTTATCCAAAACATAAATTCTGATATTTTGGAATTTTTTGTTGTAAAAGCACCACATCCAAAGAAATTGAATGCACCAGAAGACCCAATTAAATGTGAATAG
- the hcp gene encoding hydroxylamine reductase, whose amino-acid sequence MKFEPRPTKMFCFQCQEAAKNEGCTIKGVCGKDDVVANLQDLLIYTIKGLCYVCDKGNYLDDEVMDYIPKALFVTITNVNFDDKDVINWIKKGVALREKIIEKNNLNKEELPYCATWAYETDEDLINLANTKEVSVLAEDNEDIRSLKELITYGIKGIGAYLSHAMHLGYNNEDIHKFIIKAFTKIVDSKDADELFNLAMETGKYAVETLALLDKANTETYGHPEITEVNLGVRDRPGILISGHDLKDLEQLLEQSKDAGVDIYTHCEMLPAHYYPFFKKYEHFVGNYGGSWPFQREEFEKFNGPIVMTTNCLVPPKDSYKDRVYVTNEVGYPGLKRIPVKEDGTKDFSEVIEHAKKCKPPTPLENGKIVGGFAHNQVLALADKVIEAVKSGKIRKFVVMAGCDGRHKTREYYTEFAKKLPKDTVILTCGCAKYRFIKLDLGDIDGIPRVLDAGQCNDSYSLVKIALALKDAFGLNDVNELPIAYNISWYEQKAVTVLLALLYLGVKNIVLGPTLPAFLSPNVTKVLVEKFGISTISTVDEDIKRLVG is encoded by the coding sequence ATGAAATTTGAACCAAGACCTACAAAAATGTTCTGCTTCCAATGTCAAGAGGCAGCAAAAAATGAAGGATGTACAATAAAAGGAGTCTGTGGAAAAGATGATGTTGTGGCAAACCTCCAAGATTTATTGATTTATACTATAAAAGGTTTATGCTATGTCTGTGATAAAGGCAATTACTTGGATGATGAAGTTATGGATTACATTCCAAAAGCATTATTTGTAACAATAACTAACGTCAATTTTGATGATAAAGATGTAATAAATTGGATAAAGAAAGGAGTCGCTTTAAGAGAAAAAATTATAGAAAAAAATAATTTAAATAAAGAAGAACTTCCATACTGTGCTACTTGGGCTTACGAAACTGATGAAGATCTAATAAATTTAGCCAATACAAAAGAAGTTAGCGTCTTAGCAGAGGATAATGAAGACATAAGATCATTAAAAGAGCTTATAACTTATGGAATTAAAGGAATAGGAGCTTATCTAAGCCATGCCATGCATCTCGGCTACAACAATGAGGACATTCATAAGTTTATAATTAAAGCATTCACTAAAATCGTTGATAGCAAAGATGCTGATGAGTTATTTAATTTAGCAATGGAGACAGGAAAGTATGCAGTAGAAACGTTAGCATTATTAGATAAAGCGAACACTGAAACCTATGGGCATCCAGAAATAACAGAGGTTAATTTGGGAGTTAGAGACAGACCAGGAATATTGATTAGTGGTCACGACTTAAAAGATTTAGAGCAATTATTAGAGCAAAGTAAGGATGCAGGAGTTGATATCTACACCCACTGTGAGATGTTGCCAGCCCACTACTACCCATTCTTTAAGAAATATGAGCACTTCGTTGGAAATTATGGAGGTTCATGGCCGTTCCAAAGAGAGGAATTTGAGAAATTCAACGGTCCAATAGTGATGACGACAAACTGTTTAGTTCCACCAAAGGACTCATATAAAGATAGGGTTTATGTAACCAACGAAGTTGGCTATCCTGGCTTAAAGAGAATCCCAGTAAAAGAGGATGGAACTAAGGACTTTTCAGAGGTTATAGAGCACGCTAAAAAATGCAAACCACCAACACCACTCGAAAATGGTAAGATTGTTGGAGGATTCGCTCATAACCAAGTTTTAGCACTGGCAGATAAAGTAATTGAAGCAGTTAAAAGTGGAAAAATAAGGAAATTCGTTGTAATGGCCGGATGTGATGGAAGGCATAAAACAAGAGAGTATTATACTGAATTTGCTAAAAAACTGCCTAAAGATACTGTTATATTAACATGTGGATGTGCAAAATATAGATTTATTAAATTAGATTTGGGAGACATTGATGGAATTCCAAGAGTTTTAGATGCTGGACAGTGTAATGATAGCTATTCGTTAGTTAAAATTGCACTGGCTTTAAAAGATGCATTTGGCTTAAACGATGTAAATGAACTTCCAATCGCTTATAACATCTCATGGTATGAGCAAAAGGCAGTTACTGTATTATTAGCTTTGCTTTACTTGGGAGTTAAGAATATAGTATTAGGCCCTACACTACCAGCGTTCTTATCACCAAATGTGACAAAAGTTTTAGTTGAGAAGTTTGGAATCTCAACGATCTCAACAGTTGATGAAGATATTAAAAGATTAGTTGGGTAA
- a CDS encoding CGGC domain-containing protein codes for MSVITCGGCPGRLGLNQIKQLIGKNGAEVVHFATCMTAFKPKCRYAEKMKEEIEKMGAKVVMSSHF; via the coding sequence TTGTCAGTAATAACATGTGGGGGTTGCCCAGGAAGGTTAGGATTGAATCAGATAAAGCAGTTAATAGGGAAGAATGGGGCAGAGGTTGTTCATTTTGCAACATGCATGACTGCATTTAAACCAAAATGTAGATATGCTGAAAAGATGAAGGAAGAGATTGAAAAGATGGGAGCAAAGGTTGTTATGAGTTCTCACTTCTAA
- a CDS encoding CGGC domain-containing protein, which translates to MTKVVILRCDSAAKTCPGVGCIAVALNKKRYIQRL; encoded by the coding sequence GTGACAAAGGTAGTTATTTTAAGATGTGATAGTGCGGCAAAAACGTGTCCAGGCGTTGGATGCATAGCAGTAGCATTAAACAAAAAAAGATACATTCAAAGACTATGA
- a CDS encoding CopG family ribbon-helix-helix protein, whose amino-acid sequence MVNVERISISFPKFLLKEIDEVVKKKGYSSRSELIRDAVRKYVLENNPLNKNETVSGIIIVVYNPTKEALEKMSKLYFEHNKVIKSLNQAYVTTSCGKNAKVEIFVVEGNSKDISKFYEEIEKINGKIYDKVIIF is encoded by the coding sequence ATGGTTAATGTTGAGAGAATCAGTATATCATTTCCAAAATTCCTTTTAAAAGAGATTGATGAAGTTGTTAAAAAGAAAGGTTATTCGAGTAGAAGTGAGTTAATTAGGGATGCTGTAAGAAAGTATGTGTTGGAAAACAATCCATTAAATAAGAATGAAACTGTTAGTGGGATTATAATAGTTGTTTATAATCCTACAAAGGAAGCATTGGAAAAGATGAGTAAGTTGTATTTTGAACATAATAAAGTTATAAAATCTTTGAATCAGGCTTATGTAACAACATCTTGCGGGAAAAATGCTAAAGTAGAGATTTTTGTTGTTGAAGGAAACTCTAAAGATATTTCAAAGTTTTATGAAGAAATTGAGAAAATCAATGGAAAGATTTATGACAAGGTTATTATTTTTTAG
- a CDS encoding coenzyme F420-0:L-glutamate ligase, with translation MIKEKRKVEVIGLELPIFKGGEQINLSELIAQYPIEDGDIIVIAETLISKLEGGVIDRDKIIPSKEAIELAKKTGKDPKVVQVILDEAKEIVKVGKNFIITETKHGFVCANSGVDESNIYKGIKILPKNPDESAEKIRKEIEKLTGKRVGVIISDSVGRPFRKGAVGIAIGVSGILALWDRKGEKDLFGRELKTTEVAIADELASMANVVMGEADEGIPVVIIRGANVPFGNGKGRDLIRPKEEDVFRN, from the coding sequence ATGATTAAAGAAAAAAGAAAGGTAGAGGTTATTGGCTTAGAACTCCCAATTTTTAAAGGTGGAGAACAAATAAATTTATCTGAGTTGATAGCTCAATACCCAATTGAAGATGGAGATATTATTGTAATAGCAGAAACATTAATCTCAAAATTAGAGGGTGGAGTTATAGATAGGGATAAAATAATCCCTTCAAAAGAAGCAATTGAATTAGCCAAAAAAACTGGAAAAGACCCGAAGGTTGTGCAAGTTATATTAGATGAGGCTAAAGAAATAGTTAAGGTTGGAAAGAACTTCATTATAACAGAAACCAAACATGGATTTGTTTGTGCTAACAGTGGAGTTGATGAAAGTAACATATACAAAGGCATAAAAATTCTACCAAAAAATCCAGATGAAAGTGCTGAAAAGATTAGGAAAGAGATTGAAAAATTAACTGGAAAGAGAGTTGGAGTAATAATATCAGATAGTGTTGGAAGACCTTTCAGGAAGGGAGCTGTTGGAATAGCAATAGGAGTTAGTGGAATCTTAGCATTATGGGATAGGAAGGGGGAAAAGGATTTGTTTGGTAGGGAGTTAAAAACAACTGAAGTTGCCATTGCTGATGAGTTGGCAAGTATGGCAAATGTGGTTATGGGAGAGGCTGATGAGGGCATTCCAGTTGTAATAATTAGGGGGGCTAATGTGCCTTTTGGTAATGGGAAGGGAAGAGATTTAATTAGACCTAAGGAGGAAGATGTTTTTAGAAATTAA